The following proteins come from a genomic window of Canis lupus dingo isolate Sandy chromosome 20, ASM325472v2, whole genome shotgun sequence:
- the LOC112665854 gene encoding SNRPN upstream reading frame protein-like, with amino-acid sequence MEQARDRLHLRYTTGQHVPEVEVQVKRRRTASLSNQECHLYPKRFQQQPVPVVDFQVN; translated from the coding sequence ATGGAGCAGGCCAGGGATCGCTTACACCTGAGATATACTACAGGACAGCACGTACCAGAGGTGGAAGTCCAAGTCAAACGCAGAAGGACAGCCTCACTGAGCAACCAAGAGTGTCATCTGTACCCGAAGCGATTTCAGCAGCAGCCAGTACCTGTGGTGGATTTCCAGGTGAACTGA